A window of Nitrospiria bacterium contains these coding sequences:
- the hpnD gene encoding presqualene diphosphate synthase HpnD yields the protein MAKRPKTDQGNPSEQITQSSGSSFTYSFFFLPKKKREAITRVYAFCRLADNVIDEAPSPSQAKEKLAFWFQEVDLCYSGHPAHPISRQLQETIREFKIPKDYFLELLRGVEMDLTQHRYETFTDLYEYCYRVASVVGLICIEIFGYQNPIVREHAIHQGLAFQLTNILRDVKVDSGLGRIYLPQEDMEKFKYNEKSLLEEKFNPEFQALMRFEGQRAKGFYQKAKESIPLEDRPSLIASEIMGAIYYRLLLKIEENEYNVFHHTFRLSSFQKVTIALGTWFRLKLGLEKSDQ from the coding sequence ATGGCCAAAAGACCCAAAACAGACCAGGGAAACCCTTCAGAACAGATTACTCAATCCAGTGGGAGCAGTTTCACTTACTCCTTTTTCTTCCTACCTAAAAAAAAACGGGAAGCCATTACAAGGGTTTATGCCTTTTGCCGTTTAGCGGACAATGTTATAGATGAGGCACCCTCCCCATCACAGGCAAAAGAAAAGCTAGCTTTTTGGTTTCAGGAAGTAGACCTATGTTATTCAGGCCACCCCGCCCATCCAATTTCCAGGCAACTTCAGGAAACCATCAGGGAATTTAAAATTCCTAAAGACTATTTTTTAGAGCTCCTCCGAGGGGTAGAAATGGACCTGACCCAGCATCGGTATGAAACCTTTACAGATTTATATGAATACTGCTACAGGGTTGCCTCCGTTGTGGGACTCATATGCATTGAAATTTTTGGCTATCAGAATCCCATTGTCCGGGAACATGCAATTCATCAGGGATTGGCTTTTCAATTAACCAATATTCTTAGAGATGTGAAAGTGGATTCTGGGCTTGGGAGGATCTATCTTCCACAAGAGGATATGGAAAAGTTTAAGTATAATGAAAAAAGCCTCCTAGAGGAAAAATTCAATCCTGAATTTCAAGCTTTAATGCGATTTGAAGGCCAACGGGCAAAGGGTTTTTACCAAAAGGCCAAAGAATCAATTCCCCTCGAAGACCGACCCTCCTTGATTGCCTCCGAAATTATGGGTGCTATTTATTATCGGCTTTTGTTAAAGATTGAGGAAAACGAATACAATGTTTTCCATCACACCTTTCGCCTCTCCTCCTTCCAAAAGGTAACCATTGCACTGGGAACATGGTTTCGTTTAAAACTGGGTCTGGAAAAATCCGACCAATAA